TGTAGATGGTGGGCGTGTTGCATAGAAATGAATAGTTCCTGCAAAGATGCTGGGAAGTGCTAGATGTGCGGCAGCTAAGATGGTGAGGAACAAAACATGGATttcatatttttttggggggggggttccatTGATTTTTGTAGAACCACCTGCAACTGGAAACTGACATTTCTAAGATACTTCTTACACCAAATCGAAAATGAAGAAAGTATCGTCAAGGACAGCTTAGTTGAAAAATCTATGGTGGCAGTTTGTATGGGGCTTTCCTGTAACAGCCAGTAATGGACACCAAAAACGTTGGTTATATCACATTATTTTGTGTACAATGTAGCTAGCTTGCACCATATTCCAATGGAGTTACCATTGGAAAAGGCCTGGAAGCTAGGATAAATCTACATGCTAGTTACTGTGTGCATACTTGTGCATTGTGTGACTATCAGGATTCTGACCCTATGGGCTGAATTCCCAGACAGATAAAGCCTAGTCTTGTACAAAGATCTTAATCTGTGTCCAAAAAGCTGGCCTTATGAGTGTACAATTTTTGAGACTCACACATCAAGGGAAAAGTAATTCCGAAAATGAAGACCATCACTCCACCACACAGCGACAGCAGGAAGTAGCTCGTTCCCATGACAGCGATGACAAACAGAGTGGGGTTCTtcttcttgaagttcttgatgaaaTTCTTGTTCTCTCCTGCCCACACCGAGCCCATGAAGACCAGAGAGACCACCGCACCGCCCAGAAACATGCCAAGAGGGTTCAGAAACCTACACAACACAAGGGAAACACAGATTACACAACCTCTAAATCCACTCAAACGCTATACATGGCAATGCAAAACAACAATTAGGCCTCTAAAACATAATATATGTAATGATGAGCACAACCTGGTGGCTGGAATATGATCAACACCTTTACattattgatttatttttatcTGAGCCATTTTCTAAAATAATATCATAACTTTCAAGCTACTGTAGCTGCAATTTAGTAATTAGgacgcatacaaagctgttcCTCAGGTATCTTATCAATTGTATTAATAGCATACTTTGACATGGATCAGTGTGTGGCTGAGATAAGGTCCCAACAGCTGGGACAACTTGCAGCATCATCCATGTGTTGTCATTGTCAGGTTGACTCAAGAGACTATTAATAGAAAAGAAATGTGACAGGAAACTCATCTCTGTCAAATTTTACAGAGTTCAGTTTCGTACTTGAGTACCTTTTTATATTTTGAGTACCATTTATCTTTATTTCAAAAGACAAAAAGGTACTCAAGTACTCAAATGAAAATTAGACTATAACGAAATTGGTTACTATTAGCCTAAGCCCTACATGACCTTGTAATTACTATGTTCATCATGGCTcccatgatttaaaaaaatgtcacaCACAGTTGCTGGCAGCTGATTCAGGAAAAGTGGTGCAATGAGATTTGTTTTTAGCAGGCCAACTACAGTAGCTAATGCCAGACTCCATTCGAATTCCATGACATGACTGGATCTCTTATTTTGTCGTTGCAGTAATATGAAAAGGTATATAGGGACTGCGCATTACTATGAATAAATGCCCACGACTGGCGCGTGGATCGGATTGCAGGCTAATCAAAGAAAcgagttatctagctagctagctatagcagcTGGGTGGAAAATGCTAGGCAGCTCGCGCTGTCATGTTGACTTACCCCACGATCAGGAAAACCACAATGGCCACGGCGAAATAATTGGTCTGATAGTATAACAAGTTGCTGATCACCCTGTTGTTCCATTTAGCTAAATCTCCGAAGTCGGGTTTTGCAAATCGATCAGCTCCTGGGAAGAAGTCATCCCACGGTCTAAGTGGTGCAAGCTCCATACTCGCCATCTCTGAGTTTCACTGCGCGAGTATTTTTGACTGATCACCTGATCAAATCAGTTCTCGTTCTTAGCAGTTCAGCTTCTCGCGAGCGTAGGACAAGCACAGTAACGTTGATGTGAATCAAAATTACGTTGTGCTTCACCCTATTTTTTAAAACAGTCTATGGCTTCACATGCCGCGTTTAAAACAAATGGTTACTCAGAAATCTCCGACTTCCGAGCATTAACGAACTCGGAAAAAACGAAAtatcgttttgaacggtcatccaactcggaatctcGAGCTCCGACCTGAATATCACTGACGTGATGAGTTGACCTCGTTTTACCTgagttctcagttgtcttgaaagcaccattatAACTGCAAAATTTGAGCACATAATGCTAACGCAGGTTTGATTTGTGTGAATATACAGTACAGGCACTGGGGACATGGCAGCGTGAAAGTATGGCGGATGCTGAAGAGCCGTAAGTAACATTACCAAAATAGATTTTGTAGCTGACATAAATATGCTGCTGTTAAACAAGCATTGAACCTTCTTTTATTCTCTCATTTTTAGGGAGAAGAAAATAAGGAAAATAGAGGAGCTGACTGAGACGTTAGTGACGAAATGCTTGAAACTGTCAGCAGTAGGTTTGAGTTGCACAACTAGTTAGCTAGCCTGTTAGCATGGAGTGTGGAAATTCATTCATTCAACAATTTCAGTTTTGGAAATTGGACCAATTCAAGTAGTTAGCTAGTTTACTATAACGACCTGGCACATATTAGCAAGGAATTATAGGCCTAGTCAAAGTGTACCAAATCTAACCTCGGCCAGAGGCTCTAGCTCTGCAATATCAAAGAAGACCAGTTAGTtatggtaacgttagctagcccttgatcatgactcgcAGTTCCACACAGATGAAAATCGGGTAACGGATAGGTAACTTATCTAGTTTACCAGCCTGGAGCATTACACATAAGAGTCAACATTGGACGAAGGCGTATTCGGTATGCGGGAGTTTTGTTAACAGCCCGACGCTCGGTCTGAACACGCATCGCTTGTGGTACGATTTTGGAAGCATAAtgaccttatctttcatatcagtgagaaaccattttcagaaaacaaaaggttaaattgatacacacctgtttatagggTTAGAGTACACACATGGCCATATCTacatgttacagcgcttgtttacaTTTATTAAATAGTCTGGCAGGATATTGACGTTTATGAATGGGGTTTTGCCAGACACAACCAGGGATGTAGTGGAGGATAAACGACGTTTACGCACCTTTTTAATTTAGTTAATTATCGTTTACACACTTATTATTGCGTTGGTCAACATTCAGAAGGCTTATTGATCTGAGTTCTAATCGCGCCTACCTGTGCTAACGAGTGGATTCATGTATGCTTATGGGGAGTGATACATGCCAGAATTAAGCCTCATGAAGCTACTGATACCTCTCACCAAGTCTACTAACGTCTTCCTAGCGCCATGAATTAACATGGACTGTCAATGGAGACAAGTTTGTTTTTAAGGCTTCAAACTGCCGACGCGTTCACGACATGTACACGTCATGTGGACATAGTGTTCACGTTGCGTAACGTGTCACTGATACGTCATGTGTCAGTTTGCGTGTAAGTTTATTATGAATGATTTTACAACGAACAATTTAAAAACGTCTACATGTGTTATGTGTTAAAGTCTCTGTTTAGTATAGCAAGTTCATTTGTCGATTTAGCTAAAATAGGCCTATCACCTCAATGCAAAACTTATTAGGCTAGTTGATATTGCAGCCACCATTACCGTGTAGATATGCCTATTTCTCGCATTAATACAGACACAAGGGCTtcttggtagcctagtggttagagcgttgggccagtaaccgaaaggtcgaaTCCCAAAGCTGACAAGAGAAACTTTTTTGTCGTTTTGCCCTAGcaaggcagtaaacccactgttccccgggcgacGAATATGTGGAttttcgattaaggcagcccccatcacctctctgattcagaggggttgggttaaatgcggaagacacatttaatttgaatgcattcagttgtacaactgactaggtatcccccttttctttGTTGGGGTAGTCTAGGTCCCTATTGGCGCATTCAAAACAATTCGGAAGTCTGCAATCTGACTttcgacttcagtgcgttcaagacaactgggaactctggggggggAAAAATTATCTCAGACTGGGATTTTAGTtttgttttgaacagtcatccaactcggaatctcTGGCATCTTTCTTTGACCTGaaaatcactgatgtcatgatttgaccttgttttcCCCCCACTTCCCAGTTTACTGGATTAACAGTCACAGTCACTGTCACCATGCAATCCTTCGTCTATACATTTCTGTAGAGATGTCTTATGGTTAAAAGCAGGGTTCGAATTGAGGGGCTATGTGAGAATATAGGCCTTGTTGTAGAGACGTGCAAAAAGCATATGCTACCACTTGTTTGCTTAGCCATAGGAAAAGCAACAGTCCAGATTTTATAAAGCGATCTAGGCTATAACAATGATAAACTCCACGATTATTTCCGCAGTCTACTGGTCTATTGAAGGTCTTGCGCAGCCTAAACATCCCAGGAAAATGTGGTTGGTTTATTAAATGCTCTGCAATGTAGAGCTATGCCTAATGCAAAATACCCAAAAGTTAGAATCGGTATGGATCTATGCATAGACCAAACAGCTTAACAgaggccctaggaccatgcctcaggttttaggctgggtttctgtacagcactttgtgatatcagctgatgttagaatggctttataaatacatttgattgaacagATCATTTATTATTCAGGAGAATCCATTTGAATCAGGCTATTCATTTCAGTGCAGTTACGTTCTTACGCATATCCTTAGACTAAACGGAATCGTAAACACCCCAGCCTGTTTTGATCACAGATCATGATGAAGCCTGAACATTTAAGCTGTTTGTCATTGATTTAGCCCACAATTGCCTAAGGATTTGATACACATGAAGACCTATATTTAATCTGGAATTGACAAACAAAAGCCTGACTAGGATCCTGACTTTCCCCCATGTCATATTACCAATTAGGGTAAATGTATTCCTATTAATTTGCATAGGCTAACCATTGCGATTTAATGATATTTACCATCTTCTGCTTTTATGAGTAAACAGGCATCAGGGTAAACATAATATAATTTcaatgcccccccacacacacattaatgttACTTACCTTACAGATCACAAAGTGAACCAATTTCCACACCATTAATAtgcaaatacatttgattcatacactggcttgtctggctgGCATGTTTTCATTTTAAACAGGCATTCCCTTACCTACACTGAAATAATTTTAGTCCTCAATAATGATTTTAAAAAGTCATAGCTCATTAGTACAcccttgtggttgaatatatatCTATTGTATGTCTTATGATACAAATAATAATGTTGAACTAACAAATACCATCAAGTGATGCATTACAatttacaataacaaacaccttatgaaacagctgtgaaaaccaaTTTAGCAATATTTTAGATTTAAATACATAACCATTGATATTCTTTTGGTACATGTGTGTCAATTTACTTTCAGATTTTTTGTACACTCACATGGCAATCATAGACTGAAATACAGAATTCTGGTGTGTCGAATAGAGAGGAGGTGGGTCTTGTGTGGATGGGAGGTTCTGCCTGTCACTTGTTTTTTTAAACAGGTAGTGGACTCGAAGAGGGAAACTGCAAAGTTCAGGCGCTGCTGCCCTCTGTTCTGGGTGTTTGCAGTGCTAGTGTTTTTAGCTAATCTGTGCAGCTCACATTATGTGCCCAGTATGATAGCTGTCTTGCTCTTTCTTAGCAGATAATGACAACTTGACAATAACAGTAGCTGATGTAATGAAAAGTTGGAGggtggttggtaatggaggacatcaggtggatccatgTCTGGGTGTTAGGCAGaacccctaggtcctggagaccaggagcagagtaaagggaacagggtaggagacagacgtaaacaagcaaacacacaggttaaaTGATTGTCAGGTATGTAAAAATAGTTATTTAATTATTTACTTTAAATGTTTGATTAGACATGGATTAATGTTAATGGAAGACAGAAAATAAAGGATACCTTTATTATTTTTGATGTCAGTGGGGTTGGGAAGGGATGGTCCctgggaaagatggagagatgagtTGAGAGAAACTCCAGGGTGGTGTCATGACCACTGGAGTCATACACCTTAACAGTACCTACCTGGAAGTGGCGGTTACTTAACGTGACCCAGTGGTTAGCCTTGAGATGGACTATTTTGAGAAACACCTAGGCCAGTGTTGGTACTGCTGACAGCATAGCGATGCCATCCACCACGAGGCAGCAAAGGCAAATAGTTACCATCTGAGATTTTTTATATTCCCCTTAACGGATGTTGACCCCAGCTAGGAGCGAAAGAGCACCAAGCTTTCCCGGGTCTCACCTTCCTTTCGTCCTTCTTCCAAGCCAAGTCATTCACCTAGATGTCGAAGCACTTGGTCCCCTTGATTCTTCTCAGGTGGCTCTTCTTTTTCTCATGCACCCAGTCCATGTTCAGTCTCACCTTGATTGATAATTAAAATAAATGCAATTATATTTaatattattacaaatacatctcTTATATATCTCTTGGAAGGCCAGAAAATAAATGAACAGCGGACAATTTTTACCTGGTCAAAAACCTCCACATCCTTCTCAGTCCGTGCCTGAAGGTGGTCTTTGAAGGAGTCCTAATCTGGTTCGACAACTTCTACCACATCAGGTGGAGTATTAGTGACCTCAAAGTGCGTTAATACAAAAAACAGCAAAAGAAAAACACTAAGTCAATCAAAAAaagtatactacagtatatgcAATAATGTTATATACAATTGCATTGTTTACATCAGTTAACTGCTGCAGCCCCCCTCCATATAGCAGGTGATAGAGTGAATAGTCTGGAGGCCTGGACACTGCTGTGTTGTGTGCAAAGATAATTACCTTCAGattgtctcaacgtcaacagtgaagaggtgactccaggatgctgtccttctaggcagagtctctctgtccagtgtctgtgttattttgcccatcttaatcttttatttttattggccagtctgaaatatggctttttctttgtaactctgcttagaaggccagcatcctggagtcacctcttcactgttgatgttgagactggtgttttgcaagtactatttaatgaagctaccagttgaggacttgtgaggtgtctgtttctcaaactagacgctctaatgtacttgtcctcttgctcagttgtgcacctgggcctcccactccattttctattctggttagagccagtttgtgctgttctgtggtaCAGTGTTGTGAcaaatcttcagtttcttggcaatttctcgcatggaatagccttaatttctcagaacaagaacagcctgacgagtttcagaagaaagttctttgtttctggccattttatgcctgtaatcgaacccacatcaTCATTTCTAGGCCATTAGCGATAACAGGAAATACACAAGCCGTAGGCTACACTATAGTCCAAGGTGGCTATGTCGGAATGTCTGCTTGCACGGGGAAAATTGTACATTTGTAACGTCTATGGTTGAGATTTAATTAATATAAATGTAAACTATGCACATTATGACTGTCATTAACACGCAATGCAGGTGTCACACAGACGTTAGTAAGGCGTTGGTATCATGTCAGGTGGTACAGTTGCCaaggcttatatatatatatgtccctTATCACCCCCCCATATATGCTCGTTATGTTCACCTGCTCCCTCGGTTAGCAGCGCTTTCATTCACCACACTGTCCAATGGGAAACTCCGCCCACGACATAAGCTGAGACGTGAAATGAACTACCTCAGCCCAGACCTAAAGTGGCAAGTGTCAGAGAGACCgctaaaaaaaattgaaatcccTCGACTCCTGCCGTGTCAatagacaacccccccccccaaacaaccCCCCGACTCTCTGAGAATGATTGTACAACTGTTAAAGAGTTGCTGATATTTCAGTCTGACGTCTCGCTAGCTCAAGGTACTTaaaagtccttgaatttgacttgccactGTTTGTATGAAACCTGAATATTTTGGCTTAGGgaaatatttcacagcagtttagatggtataatgattctctacactatacttgctttgtttgtcacacaaactgaaattaggcaaactattagaattttagcaaccaggaaatggcggagcgaatTCTGCTTAGTACACCTTTTAAAACAGCGTCAGGATTGTAGTTTCACATGAGCCAGTCGTGGGAGACGCTAACCGCTGAGAACTGTAGTAGGGATAATGCAGAATGCCACCTAGCGTTTTGGAGAGCTATTATGGTAGCCAGCTAGTTTCCATTAGCTAGTTAGCAGCAGCAACATCTGCTGCCAATGATGAAATCTGCAGCCTGAATTTTCACATATGATAATCGAAAAATTGtttaggtactagctagctagttatactAGGGAAATCATCATGATGTTAATGTACAAGTTACAGACCTGTGTCTACCTAGCTAGCTCTCTCATTTTGACTCATCACACTTGTGGTAAAGGTTTGAATGATTTCTGATTGATATGTGCAGAAGAGCAccgtgtgttctctgtgtgcagAATGGCTGTAGATGGAGACAGTAGAGACTGGGATGGCCGATGGAACCATGTGAAGAAGTTCCTCGAGAGACCCGGCCCATTCACTCATCCTGACTTTGAGCCAAGCATTGAGGTAAGGAAGGAATAACAAATAGATAACTAATAACATTTCCTTTATTTAGGGGATAGAGATAATCATTCACCAAACCAACTCTTTTATGTTCTCAGTCCCTTGGGTTCTTATTGGAGACATGCAAGATCCTGGTCATCGGAGCTGGAGGACTTGGGTGTGAGCTGCTCAAAAATCTGGTATGAGAGTTTATGTCCAGCATCCAGGTGCAAATGCATGCAAGCCTTTTGTTTCTTTGTCTGTTTCTGCACATCAATatcttaaagtggaactgacagcgtttgaACTACTTTGCATATATGAcattcccagtttatgcttcaaaaccaactttataagcagttttaaaaataggttatattttaATCAGAATTCCATGACTTATaataaggcattgttggcagaatacagttgaagtcggaagtttacatacaccttatccaaatgcatttaaactcagtttttcacaattcctgacatctatttcctgaagtgcaccagttcctcctgcagcaaagcatccccacaacatgatgctgccaaccccgtttttcatggttgagatggtgttcttcggcttgcaagcttccccctttttcctccaaacataacgatggtctttatggccaaacagttatatatttgtttcatcacaccagaggacatttctccaaaaagtgtgatatttgtccccatgtgcagttgcaaaccgtagtctggctttttttatggcggttttggagcagtggcttcttccttgctgagcggtatttcaggttatgtcgatataggactcgttttactgtggatatagatacttttgtacctgtttcctccagcatctttacaaggtcctttgctattgttctgggattgatttgcacttttcgcaccaaagtacgttaatctctaggagacagaacacgtctccttcctgagcggtatgacggctgcatagtcccatggtgtttatacttgcgtactattgtttgtacagatgaacgtggtaccttcaggcatttagaaattgctcccaaggatgaaccagacttgtggatgtctacaattttctttctgaggttttggctaacttcttttaattttcccatgatgtcaagcaaagaggcactgagtacacctccaattgactcaaatgatgtcaattagcctatcagaagcttcttggaattttccaagctgtttaaagggacagtcaacttagtgtatgtaaacttctgacccactggaattgtgatacagtgaaataatctgtctgtaaacaattgttggaaaaattacttgcacaaagtagaagtcctaaccgacttgccaaaactagtttgttaacaagcaatttgtgtagtggttgaaaaacgagttttaatgactccaaccaggtgtatgtaaacttctgacttcaactgtatatcgaaGGAGTTCAATGCattattaatataattcaccaatacatttcttggtagtccaaaaaatattgctatcaggttgtaaatcacagatgGTCTGGCCCATGTTTTGCTGCCTCCACCCAttggatgcactgtttcagtttaaATGTCTCAATATTTTGACCAAAAATGGACGACTGTAACTAAGGCttggaatgtcaatacaatcaaactatcAATGATCAaaagtcagtcataacgtggcaAATTGGCTAGCGCACGTGTCATACACAAGCGAATATAAATGAGTCAAATTGAATCATCTACTTTATGAAATGACTGCCTGATGCGCTTCCTTGTTTACAGCGCGTAGCGAATGGGAAAgtttacagacagacacatgcctagttaggctactaaaatgttgcAGTCTGCCTTTGGTTTTTAAGGCTTGACAGTGAGTACGTTTACATGTACACTAGTAatttgatattaaactgattGTGGCAGAAGGCAGAGTATGGCATCAGTAAACACCtaactctgcttatcttaatcagTGTAAAGTCATaatcgaagtaagcatacgcCGATTAACACCTGGTTTTCTAAGCAATCTAGCTAATTACTAAAACATGTAAGCAGCATAATCGGCGTTCCAGCGTTTTTACATAAAAAAGGTACATGTCCAAAATCAGAATCAAGAACAATTCGCAAAAATAACATTGTCACTGTGGTAGAACGTTACTTTTTATTAGAGAATTTCTGTATTTCTCAAAAGTTGCAtcagtagcctgatttcagatgtgtccatgtaaacaggattattagggaaatcgttcttcttgcaaacCATGTCAACTTTTTAAACAAACTATTATATTGCcgtgactatccacaa
The window above is part of the Salmo salar chromosome ssa15, Ssal_v3.1, whole genome shotgun sequence genome. Proteins encoded here:
- the LOC106572413 gene encoding PRA1 family protein 3; protein product: MASMELAPLRPWDDFFPGADRFAKPDFGDLAKWNNRVISNLLYYQTNYFAVAIVVFLIVGFLNPLGMFLGGAVVSLVFMGSVWAGENKNFIKNFKKKNPTLFVIAVMGTSYFLLSLCGGVMVFIFGITFPLMLILVHASLRLRNMKNRLENKMEGVGMKKSPMGIILDLLDQQEEKINKIQDFLESKLNKD
- the LOC106572411 gene encoding NEDD8-activating enzyme E1 catalytic subunit isoform X2; translated protein: MADAEEPEKKIRKIEELTETMAVDGDSRDWDGRWNHVKKFLERPGPFTHPDFEPSIESLGFLLETCKILVIGAGGLGCELLKNLALSGFRHIHVVDMDTIDISNLNRQFLFRTKDVGRPKADVAADFVNGRVPGCQVVPHFNKIQDFD
- the LOC106572411 gene encoding NEDD8-activating enzyme E1 catalytic subunit isoform X3 codes for the protein MADAEEPEKKIRKIEELTETMAVDGDSRDWDGRWNHVKKFLERPGPFTHPDFEPSIESLGFLLETCKILVIGAGGLGCELLKNLALSGFRHIHVVDMDTIDISNLNRQFLFRTKDVGRPKADVAADFVNGRVPGCQVVPYPLQLT